The following are from one region of the Strix uralensis isolate ZFMK-TIS-50842 chromosome 4, bStrUra1, whole genome shotgun sequence genome:
- the DDX60 gene encoding putative ATP-dependent RNA helicase DDX60 isoform X7: MEKSLRFIAALTKKSRSVMDSAEGHFKKVLHNDPKDNASNDDKDSECSDSGFIPTYEYKESGSTSDSDEKDETSDRAEAAVAQMLKEEEDREKEAEDPDYSNAYSISTTEEVTQQESQTEGQDFRVLQHERDSQSPEIRKHPEFLKKLRLHVWASLSRAQYVSLLKDFVESEFFVIDGDSLLLMFLDEKTQYLNFFYQIECFLQDFTEKGAKYVIAFFKDAEQMYFPYPHFLFLRTVLIEHLRHNTSTTVHTEFSNCLSSKWEIFLKKSYPYFIIVSDVGLTSLQTDYLSILIVHSLSKKINIVLASGQEYDILRVYGYHVQSVYKHRLFFQKHEQDLRCACENLVRYKEPFICLYEHLKLSLKSIQKEVRETVCLLKQLWPEGSDVRRVVCVLACAVGLKIYSNMLENANTSMGAKTEQSARGRSNPLSLEEAADLCRMQCLTVTFLLHMPLSQRAQIRIMKSCWTKQVLPLIKMQQLCTHFALTQLSDTNDWKLDLTYLPDLNDDSLLINLAHYYEVEYTEGLEFRKELGKEMENEYKCLWDTVTKLAVKYSFGDAFPIRKTSQLFLEQEQTLFRDYEEEIPNIGLISLKSDLVEDYAGDVLKDLPVLKSNDPAVTSLIKYKEFDELRHWHSGRPLTEEYERVQCSANAKSKAPEERRQIQKLQTFHHFYASTLEDSTSKLIVHQEDVSGNANAAVKKTQKKHKSKAETIAEENNRRLKAKEEKKEQEQWKALCIPTEKEIKANLTIGIKKLEKFLKTLKSKSVKFSVEMAGLSACLEVWKEHCREQGNKSKDLSKAVEVMRRIHILLEKYQDLLEKPHVKKLTKYLRLLGFENLACSLSGQTEESNHQNISNCAIKVGPARFQLQYMDYYLLREERNDPDPRVKHFIPDTWQRELLDAVDNNESAVIVAPTSSGKTYASYYCMEKVLKTSNEGVVVYVAPTKALVNQVVGTIYSRFTKKLPDGLVVCGVFTRDYRSDVMNSQILVTVPQCLEILMLSPRCQKWTKRIQYVIFDEVHCLGGEIGAEVWEHLLVTIRCPFLALSATVSNPEHLTEWLQSVKRYWQRVENTIEGSSTNSEKSFTRKCKVKSKIQEQKKSYRVRLVLYEERYNDLEKYVCSLKGSDFIIEHCHPCAALTVNHIESYGFPSDLSLSPRETIQLYDIMVKVWQEWPRAQELDPEEFVSFKNKVVIKKADARKYEQELKKELSKWIVLGQRQKVNELLEHLKPKPVDCSEQEKWKHFASFVDKLHEMDKLPAIFFIFKVDTVESAAKNVFLNLLKKQKSEQDPNTEREKQRLSDELRKVKKMLTKFNPQDTKKLNSSKMENMVLLSTTKQQLEKRLKRLTVIPSVCTYADPKAVDEDTLKKIFHRIRFERGRYLQQMMALRGIGYHHGSMAARERLVVEMLFRLGYIKVVTATSTLALGINMPCKSVVFAEDSVFLDALNYRQMSGRAGRRGQDMIGNVFFYDIPLPKVERLIKSNVPQLKGQFPLTVSLILRLMLLAAKADDKADARAKALSVLKHSLMSFRKERYAEILKIYFMFSLQFLIKEGYLDQEGNPIGFAGLVTHLYYYEPSNFVLVSFLVKGLFHKLCQPIKGSTVFSEDVLEKLVLILANLFGRKYLPACSMKYKRTFCQSKVFLEDLPEDFADAVNEYNTKVEGNFAHFLLTTAKLADMEQEYRLPLSKTGCLPFPWN, from the exons atggagaaaagtcTCAGGTTTATTGCTGCCTTGACAAAAA AATCAAGATCTGTGATGGATTCTGCAGAAGGTCATTTCAAGAAGGTCCTTCATAATGATCCAAAGGACAATGCTAGTAATGATGATAAGGATAGTGAGTGTAGCGACAGTGGCTTCATTCCAACATACGAATATAAAGAGAGTGGGAGTACAAGTGACAGCGATGAGAAGGATGAGACCAGTGACAGAGCAGAAGCAGCTGTTGCACAGATGCTTAAAGAAGAAGAAGATagagaaaaagaagctgaagaCCCAGACTACAGTAACGCTTATAGTATCTCAACCACTGAAGAAGTGACTCAGCAGGAATCACAAACTGAAGGCCAGGATTTCAGAGTTCTCCAGCATGAACGTGATTCCCAAAGCCCTG aaataagaaaacatCCTGAATTTCTGAAGAAGTTGAGGCTACATGTTTGGGCATCCCTGTCAAGAGCTCA gtatGTCAGTCTGTTAAAAGACTTTGTTGAGTCTGAATTCTTTGTGATAGATGGGGATTCCTTACTACTTATGTTTTTAGATGAGAAAACACAATATCTAAACTTCTTCTACCAAATTGAATGCTTCTTGCAGGATTTCACTGAAAAAGGAGCAAAATACGTCATTGCTTTCTTCAAG GATGCAGAACAGATGTACTTTCCGTatcctcattttcttttcttacgTACTGTATTAATAGAACACCTGAGGCATAACACAAGCACCACTGTTCATACAGAATTTTCCAATTGTTTATCATCCAAATGGGagattttcctgaagaaaagttATCCTTACTTCATTATCGTATCTGACGTAGGACTGACCTCTCTCCAAACAGACTATTTATCTATTTTAATTGTTCATTCCTTGTCAAAGAAAATCAACATTGTGCTTGCTTCAGGACAAGAGTATGATATTCTTAGAGTTTATGGATATCATGTTCAGAGTGTGTataaacacagattattttttcaaaag CATGAGCAAGACCTTCGATGTGCCTGTGAAAACCTAGTCAGGTACAAAGAACCATTCATATGTCTATATGAACATCTCAAGCTGAGCCTGAAAAGCATACAAAAAGAG GTTCGCGAGACTGTCTGTCTGTTGAAACAACTGTGGCCTGAAGGATCTGATGTTCGTCGTGTGGTCTGTGTTCTTGCTTGTGCCGTGGGATTAAAAATATACAGCAATATGTTGGAAAATGCAAATACATCCATGGGAGCAAAGACAGAACAATCAGCAAga GGAAGAAGTAATCCCCTATCCCTAGAAGAAGCAGCCGACCTCTGTAGAATGCAGTGTCTTACAGTGACTTTTCTTCTTCATATGCCTCTTTCACAGAGAGCTCAGATCAGGATCATGAAATCCTGCTGGACTAAGCAAGTTTTACCATTAATAAAAATG CAACAGTTGTGTACACATTTTGCTCTGACACAGCTAAGTGACACAAATGACTGGAAACTGGATTTAACTTACCTGCCTGACTTAAATGATGATTCACTGCTCATAAATCTTGCACATTACTATGAGGTTGAATACACTGAAG GATTAGAGTTCAGAAAGGAACtggggaaagaaatggagaatgaATACAAGTGTTTGTGGGACACAGTAACGAAACTGgctgtgaaatacagttttggaGATGCTTTCCCGATACGAAAGACCTCCCAACTATTTCTTGAGCAGGAACAGACATTATTTAGAG ATTATGAAGAAGAAATTCCTAACATTGGACTAATCTCATTGAAATCTGATCTTGTTGAAGATTATGCTGGAGATGTTTTGAAAGACCTACCTGTTCTAAAAAG CAATGATCCTGCAGTTACCTCACTCATTAAATACAAGGAATTTGATGAGCTTCGTCACTGGCATTCTGGCAGACCTTTGACTGAGGAGTATGAGCGAGTACAGTGCAGTGCTAATG CAAAATCCAAAGCTccagaagaaagaagacaaataCAAAAGTTGCAgacttttcatcatttttatgCAAGCACTTTGGAAGACAGCACTTCAAAACTTATTGTACATCAAGAGGATGTGTCAGGGAATGCTAATGCTGCTgttaaaaagacacaaaaaaagcaT AAAAGTAAAGCAGAAACAATTGCAGAGGAGAACAACAGGCGACTAAaagccaaagaagaaaagaaagaacaggagcAATGGAAAGCCTTGTGTATAccaactgaaaaggaaataaaagcaaatctgaCCATTGGAATAAAGAAGTTGGAGAAGTTTCTCAAGACCCTTAAAAGTAAATCTGTGAAGTTCAGTGTAGAAATGGCAGGACTGTCTGCCTGCTTAGAAGTGTGGAAGGAACACTGCAGAGAGCAAG gtaacaAATCTAAAGATTTAAGCAAAGCTGTTGAAGTCATGCGGAGAATTCATATCCTGCTTGAAAAATATCAAGATCTCTTGGAGAAACCACATGTAAAAAAGCTGACCAAATATCTCAGACTTCTTGGATTTGAGAATTTGGCATGCTCTCTATCTGGCCAG ACAGAAGAAAGTAATCATCAGAATATAAGCAACTGTGCTATCAAAGTGGGTCCAGCTCGCTTTCAGCTACAATACATGGATTATTACTTGCtcagagaggagagaaatgaTCCAGATCCCCGAGTGAAACATTTCATACCAGACACATGGCAG CGAGAACTCCTTGATGCTGTAGATAATAATGAGTCTGCAGTGATTGTTGCTCCCACTTCGTCAGGAAAAACATATGCATCATACTATTGCATGGAAAAAGTTCTGAAAACGAGCAATGAAGGAGTAGTTGTGTATGTTGCTCCTACAAAG GCCCTTGTAAACCAAGTGGTAGGAACTATATACAGTCGATTCACCAAGAAACTTCCGGATGGATTGGTAGTGTGTGGAGTCTTCACGCGAGATTATCGCAGTGATGTCATGAATTCTCAG ATACTAGTGACAGTGCCTCAATGTTTAGAAATCTTGATGCTGTCTCCTCGTTGCCAGAAATGGACAAAACGGATACAATATGTTATATTTGATGAG GTCCATTGTCTTGGTGGTGAAATTGGAGCAGAGGTTTGGGAGCATCTTCTGGTAACAATTCGGTGTCCATTTCTGGCGCTCTCTGCTACTGTCAGTAACCCGGAACACCTAACTGA GTGGTTGCAATCTGTGAAGAGGTATTGGCAACGTGTTGAGAATACAATAGAAGGAAGCTCTACAAACTCTGAAAAGAGCTTTACAAGAAAATGTAAAGTGAAATCTAAGAtacaagaacaaaagaaatcataCCGTGTTAGACTAG TCTTGTATGAAGAAAGATACAATGATTTGGAAAAGTATGTGTGTTCTTTAAAAGGCAGTGATTTTATCATTGAGCATTGTCATCCGTGTGCTGCATTAACCGTCAATCAT ATTGAGAGCTATGGTTTTCCTTCAGATCTTTCTCTGTCTCCACGAGAGACCATCCAGCTTTATGACATAATGGTAAAAGTCTGGCAAGAGTGGCCAAGGGCACAG GAGCTAGATCCTGAGGAGTTTGTCTCTTTCAAGAATAAAGTAGTAATAAAAAAGGCAGACGCGAGGAAATATGAACAAGAACTGAAGAAAGAACTAAGCAAATGGATTGTGCTTGGCCAAAGACAGAAG GTGAATGAGCTACTGGAGCACCTTAAGCCAAAACCTGTGGATTGCTCAGAACAGGAAAAATGGAAGCATTTTGCAAGCTTTGTTGATAAATTACATGAGATGGATAAGTTGCCTGCAATATTTTTTAT ATTTAAAGTGGATACAGTGGAAAGTGCAGCTAAGAATGTATTCCTCAAtttgctgaaaaaacaaaaaagtgaacaAGACCCTAATACTGAGAGGGAAAAACAACGTTTAAGTGATGAactaagaaaagtgaaaaaaatgctaACAAAATTCAACCCTCA GGATACCAAAAAGTTGAACTCCAGTAAAATGGAAAACATGGTACTTCTTTCGACTACAAAACAACAGTTAGAAAAAAGACTTAAAAGGCTAACTGTTATCCCTTCTGTGTGTACCTACGCTGATCCTAAAGCAGTGGATGAAGAT ACTTTGAAGAAGATTTTCCATCGAATTAGGTTTGAGAGAGGACGTTATCTGCAGCAAATGATGGCATTGAGAGGCATTGGGTATCATCACGGATCTATGGCCGCCAGAGAAAGACTAGTAGTGGAGATGCTTTTCAGGCTGGGATATATCAAG GTAGTCACAGCTACTTCAACACTTGCTCTAGGAATCAACATGCCATGTAAATCAGTTGTCTTTGCTGAAGATTCTGTCTTCTTAGATGCCCTAAATTACAGACAG ATGTCAGGACGTGCTGGAAGACGGGGACAAGATATGATTGGAAATGTATTCTTCTACGATATCCCACTGCCCAAAGTTGAAAGACTTATCAAATCCAATGTACCTCAGTTGAAAGGCCAGTTTCCTCTGACTGTTTCCTTAATATTGAGACTCATGCTGTTGGCTGCGAAGGCTGATGACAAAGCAGATGCCAGAGCAAAg GCATTGTCAGTGTTGAAGCACTCGCTGATgtcattcagaaaagaaagatatgctgaaatattaaaaatttattttatgttttccttgcaATTTCTTATCAAAGAG